In one window of Ptiloglossa arizonensis isolate GNS036 chromosome 5, iyPtiAriz1_principal, whole genome shotgun sequence DNA:
- the Mi-2 gene encoding chromodomain-helicase-DNA-binding protein Mi-2 homolog isoform X1, giving the protein MASDEEVDESFAGEDDLDETGGQVSNVNQQVDGSSDAEESQRLEEDDDYEPEERKKKKGKKRKARSEDKKGKKKKKKKKSDSGDESDFGGGGEAGDVAGEDSDYAGNRKSRKSSSRKSSSHTAPAPPSQEPATGMPTIEEVCNTFGLTDVQIEYTDADFQNLTTYKLFQQHVRPLLAKENPKVPMSKLMMLVAAKWRDFSELNPHTQPDADVSSANVDEDSRNSRANRSGAVQEGEDEEDDDEDSDRKRKSRGSRAKKGKKASKVPTLKIKLGKRKRGSSDEEAEGSGAGTDRDSDMEFEQMLADAEEPSGTDGTNKGNAEENGVEPPAEPPVRRKAKTKIGNKTKKKKKTKTTSKFPDGEEGLQTDHQDYCEVCQQGGEIILCDTCPRAYHLVCLEPELEETPEGKWSCPHCEGEGIAGAAEDDDEHMEFCRICKDGGELLCCDSCTSAYHTHCLNPPLSEIPDGDWKCPRCSCPPLRGKVAKILTWRWKDCPETPSEEPSTSKAAPKQRKIREFFVKWADMSYWHCDWITELQLDVFHPLMFRNYSRKYDMDEPPKLEEPLDESDSRVKRLKEQDGATNRDEYNLEERFYRYGVRPEWLVVHRVINHRLSRDGRATYLVKWRELGYDQATWEDEHEDIPGLKQAIEYYLDLRAANCCDGSSSRKGKKGEKSKGKKSKTRELIDDEERTPKRYTPPPDKPTTDLKKKYERQPEYLDQTGMQLHPYQLEGLNWLRYSWGQGIDTILADEMGLGKTIQTITFLYSLYKEGHCKGPFLVSVPLSTIINWEREFETWAPDFYCVTYVGDKDSRIVIRENELSFEEGAVRGGRASKIRSSQIKFNVLLTSYELISIDSACLGSIDWAVLVVDEAHRLKSNQSKFFRLLASYNIAYKLLLTGTPLQNNLEELFHLLNFLCRDKFNDLAAFQNEFADISKEEQVKKLHELLGPHMLRRLKADVLKNMPSKSEFIVRVELSPMQKKYYKYILTRNFEALNPKGGGQQVSLLNIMMDLKKCCNHPYLFPAASQEAPTAPNGSYETSALIKAAGKLVLLSKMLKRLRDGGHRVLIFSQMTKMLDILEDYLEGEGYKYERIDGNITGAQRQEAIDRFNAPGAQQFVFLLSTRAGGLGINLATADTVIIYDSDWNPHNDIQAFSRAHRIGQANKVMIYRFVTRNSVEERVTQVAKRKMMLTHLVVRPGMGGKGANFSKQELDDILRFGTEELFKEEEGKEDEAIHYDDKAVAELLDRSKEGIEQKENWANEYLSSFKVASYVTKEGETEEEADTEIIKQEAENTDPAYWIKLLRHHYEQQQEDIARTLGKGKRVRKQVNYNDGVVTGDQGTRDDQPWQENLSDYNSDFSAPSDDDKEDDDFDEKGDGDLLSRRSRRRLERRDEKDRPLPPLLARVNGNIEVLGFNARQRKAFLNAIMRYGMPPQDAFNSQCILSHFRLVRDLRGKSEKNFKAYVSLFMRHLCEPGADNAETFADGVPREGLSRQHVLTRIGVMSLIRKKVQEFEHINGYYSMPEMIRKPVEPVKLESGGDGATGTSSTSATPATSNAPSPSPAATPTPTSLSTVTSETSKANVDASETKECKEEQKDKESTERKDVKEELKDSKEEEENIAEKDKDKEDAKKEEDNETEGAEKEKDKSDMKDEKSVTKHDEKTESNENKPKQDSEEDVVIVKDDEEETEKREDKDNKEKDVKDCDSEVIKPKRKFMFNIADGGFTELHTLWLNEEKAAVPGREYEIWHRRHDYWLLAGIVTHGYGRWQDIQNDIRFAIINEPFKMDVGKGNFLEIKNKFLARRFKLLEQALVIEEQLRRAAYLNLTQDPNHPAMSLNARFAEVECLAESHQHLSKESLAGNKPANAVLHKVLNQLEELLSDMKSDVSRLPATLARIPPVAQRLQMSERSILSRLAATAPGGSSSQSGQAALLAQQFPAGFSGGQLPATFAGAANFGNFRPQYSVPGQPPQGFTGS; this is encoded by the exons ATGGCGTCTGACGAGGAGGTGGACGAGAGCTTCGCGG GAGAAGACGATTTAGATGAAACCGGAGGACAAGTCTCAAATGTCAATCAACAAGTAGATGGTTCATCTGATGCAGAAGAATCTCAGAGACTA gaGGAAGACGATGATTATGAGCCAgaggaacggaaaaagaaaaaagggaaaaaacgtAAAGCTCGTAGTGAGGAcaagaagggaaaaaagaagaaaaagaagaaaaaatctgATTCTGGAGAT gaAAGTGATTTTGGAGGTGGTGGTGAAGCAGGTGATGTAGCTGGAGAAGACAGTGATTATGCGGGAAatagaaaaagtagaaaatcttcGTCGAGAAAGTCGTCCAGTCACACTGCACCGGCTCCTCCAAGCCAGGaacctgcaacaggaatgccAACCATTGAGGAAGTTTGTAATACCTTTGGATTGACTGATGTACAGATTGAATATACTGATGCAGACTTCCAGAATTTAACAACATATAAATTATTTCAACAACATGTCAGACCACTTCTAGCAAAGGAGAATCctaaa GTTCCAATGTCAAAACTAATGATGTTGGTAGCTGCCAAATGGAGAGACTTCTCTGAATTGAATCCACATACACAACCAGATGCGGATGTATCGTCTGCGAATGTGGATgaagatagtagaaactcgagagCAAATCGTAGTGGTGCGGTGCAGGAAGGTGAAGATGAGGAGGACGATGATGAAGATAGCGATAGGAAACGGAAATCAAGGGGATCTAGGgcaaagaaagggaaaaaagcTTCCAAAGTACCGACACTTAAGATAAAACTTGGAAAACGTAAACGAGGAAGTTCG GACGAAGAAGCAGAAGGTAGCGGAGCCGGTACTGATAGAGACtctgatatggagtttgaacaaATGCTAGCTGACGCGGAAGAACCTTCGGGTACTGATGGAACAAACAAAGGGAATGCTGAAGAAAATGGAGTGGAACCACCTGCAGAACCACCCGTCCGTAGGAAGGCAAAAACTAAAATTGGTAACAAaactaaaaagaagaaaaagacgaaGACTACATCTAAATTTCCGGATGGAGAAGAAGGTCTTCAG ACTGATCACCAGGATTATTGTGAAGTTTGTCAACAAGGTGGAGAAATTATATTGTGCGACACCTGCCCTAGAGCGTACCACTTGGTATGTTTAGAGCCAGAGTTGGAAGAAACGCCTGAAGGAAAATGGAGTTGTCCTCACTGCGAAGGAGAAGGTATTGCAG gtGCAGCGGAAGATGATGATGAACACATGGAATTCTGTAGAATATGCAAAGATGGTGGTGAATTACTATGCTGTGATAGCTGTACTAGCGCGTATCACACACATTGTTTAAACCCACCGCtctcagaaattcctgatggtgACTGGAAGTGTCCCAGATGTTCTTGTCCACCTTTACGTGGAAAGG TTGCGAAGATTTTAACATGGAGGTGGAAGGATTGTCCAGAAACACCATCGGAAGAACCTTCTACAAGCAAAGCAGCACCTAAGCAACGTAAGATACGCGAGTTTTTCGTGAAATGGGCGGATATGTCGTATTGGCATTGTGACTGGATTACAGAATTGCAGCTTGACGTTTTTCATCCTCTTATGTTCAG GAATTATTCGCGAAAATATGACATGGATGAACCTCCAAAATTGGAAGAACCATTAGACGAAAGTGATTCTCGCGTGAAACGATTAAAAGAACAGGACGGTGCTACGAACAGGGACGAGTATAATTTAGAAGAACGATTCTATCGTTACGGAGTTCGGCCAGAATGGCTTGTCGTGCACCGAGTAATTAATCATCGGTTATCAAGGGACGGCAGGGCAACATATCTCGTTAAATGGAGAGAATTAGGATACGATCAAGCCACATGGGAGGATGAACACGAAGATATTCCGGGTCTGAAACAGGCCATCGAGTATTACTTAGATCTCAGAGCGGCGAACTGTTGCGATGGTAGCTCCTCTCGCAAGGGCAAGAAGGGTGAGAAGA GTAAAGGCAAAAAGTCCAAGACCCGTGAACTTatcgatgacgaagagaggacaCCTAAACGGTACACACCGCCACCCGACAAACCTACGACTGATCTCAAGAAAAAGTATGAGCGACAGCCAGAGTACTTAGATCAGACTGGAATGCAATTACATCCCTATCAATTAGAA GGTTTGAATTGGTTGAGATATTCTTGGGGTCAAGGTATAGACACAATTTTGGCGGACGAGATGGGTCTGGGAAAAACTATCCAAACTATCACTTTTCTATACTCATTGTATAAGGAAGGTCATTGCAAAGGACCTTTTCTTGTCTCTGTTCCTTTGTCGACTATTATTAATTGGGAGCGTGAGTTTGAAACTTGGGCACCTGACTTTTATTGCGTCACCTATGTCG GCGACAAAGATAGTCGTATTGTGATACGAGAGAATGAATTATCCTTTGAAGAGGGTGCTGTACGTGGTGGTCGAGCGTCGAAAATTCGATCGTCTCAAATCAAATTCAACGTATTGCTCACCAGTTACGAACTTATTTCTATTGACTCTGCATGTCTAGGATCAATAGATTGGGCTGTATTAGTAGTGGACGAAGCGCACAGACTGAAATCTAATCAGTCAAAGTTCTTCAGATTATTGGCATCTTATAATATTGCGTACAAGTTATTATTAACTGGTACTCCACTGCAGAATAACCTGGAAGAACTTTTCCATCTGTTAAACTTCCTATGCCGTGACAAGTTCAATGACTTGGCCGCGTTCCAAAATGAATTTGCTGATATCTCGAAAGAAGAACAAGTAAAGAAATTGCACGAGTTGCTTGGACCTCACATGCTGAGGAGATTGAAGGCTgacgtattaaaaaatatgccAAGTAAGTCGGAGTTCATCGTTCGCGTTGAATTGTCTCCCATgcaaaagaaatattacaaGTACATTTTGACAAGGAACTTCGAAGCGTTGAATCCCAAGGGAGGTGGTCAACAAGTATCATTGTTAAATATTATGATGGACCTCAAGAAGTGTTGTAACCATCCGTACTTATTCCCAGCTGCATCTCAAGAGGCACCAACCGCGCCTAACGGAAGTTATGAAACTTCCGCGTTGATTAAAGCAGCTGGAAAACTGGTGCTTCTGAGTAAAATGTTGAAGAGATTGAGAGATGGTGGTCATAGAGTACTGATTTTCTCTCAAATGACAAAGATGTTGGATATCCTTGAGGACTATTTGGAAGGAGAGGGTTACAAGTATGAAAGAATTGATGGTAACATCACAGGGGCACAACGACAAGAGGCTATAGACAGATTCAACGCTCCTGGCGCGCAACAATTCGTTTTCTTGCTCTCCACTCGTGCTGGTGGTCTAGGCATAAACTTGGCGACTGCCGACACTGTCATCATTTACGATTCTGATTGGAATCCACATAATGATATTCAAGCATTCAGTAGAGCTCACAGAATTGGTCAAGCGAACAAAGTTATGATCTACAGATTTGTCACCCGCAACTCTGTCGAAGAGCGAGTAACACAAGTAGCAAAACGTAAAATGATGCTTACACATTTGGTCGTTAGACCCGGAATGGGTGGGAAAGGCGCTAATTTCAGCAAACAGGAACTCGACGACATTTTAAGATTTGGTACCGAAGAATTGTTTAAGGAGGAAGAAGGCAAAGAGGATGAAGCCATTCATTACGACGACAAAGCTGTCGCTGAATTGTTAGACAGAAGCAAGGAAGGTATAGAGCAGAAAGAGAACTGGGCCAACGAATACTTAAGTTCCTTCAAGGTTGCATCTTACGTGACTAAAGAAGGCGAAACTGAAGAAGAGGCAGACACAGAAATCATAAAACAAGAAGCTGAGAATACAGATCCTGCTTATTGGATCAAACTGTTAAGACATCATTACGAACAGCAACAAGAAGATATTGCTAGAACTCTTGGAAAAG GTAAACGAGTACGTAAACAGGTGAATTACAATGACGGAGTAGTAACTGGAGATCAAGGAACAAGAGACGATCAACCCTGGCAGGAAAATTTATCCGATTATAATAGCGATTTCAGTGCACCAAGTGATGACGACAAAGAGGATGATGATTTTGATGAAAAGGGTGACGGAGATTTGTTATCTCGCAGAAGCAGGAGAAGATTAGAGAGGAGGGACGAAAAGGATCGACCTTTGCCGCCATTACTTGCTCGAGTAAATGGAAACATCGAA GTATTGGGTTTTAATGCCAGACAAAGAAAGGCATTCCTCAACGCGATTATGCGTTATGGCATGCCACCACAGGATGCATTCAACTCTCAGTG TATATTGTCGCATTTTAGGCTGGTACGGGATCTACGTGGTAAATCGGAGAAGAACTTTAAGGcgtacgtttcattgttcatgcGACACCTCTGCGAACCGGGCGCTGATAACGCTGAGACGTTTGCGGATGGTGTGCCAAGAGAGGGTCTCAGTAGACAACATGTCTTAACGAGAATCGGCGTGATGTCCTTGATCAGAAAGAAA GTACAAGAATTTGAGCATATAAACGGATATTATTCGATGCCCGAGATGATTCGAAAGCCAGTTGAACCTGTAAAACTAGAAAGCGGGGGAGACGGAGCAACCGGAACTAGCAGTACCAGCGCAACACCAGCTACCTCGAACGCGCCTAGTCCAAGTCCTGCTGCAACTCCTACTCCAACTTCTCTTAGTACCGTGACCAGTGAAACCAGTAAAGCGAATGtagatgcatctgaaacaaaAGAATGCAAAGAGGAACAGAAGGATAAGGAA agTACTGAAAGGAAGGATGTTAAAGAGGAATTGAAGGATTCtaaggaggaagaggagaacATTGCCGAGAAGGATAAAGACAAGGAAGATGCAAAGAAAGAGGAGGACAACGAGACCGAAGGagcagagaaagagaaagataaaTCGGATATGAAGGATGAGAAATCGGTGACGAAACATGATGAAAAGACGGAGAGTAATGAAAACAAACCGAAACAAGATTCTGAAGAAGATGTTGTTATTGTTAAAGACGATGAGGAAGAAACTGAAAAGCGAGAG gACAAAGACAACAAGGAGAAGGATGTAAAGGACTGTGATTCAGAGGTGATAAAGCCTAAACGTAAGTTCATGTTTAACATTGCCGATGGTGGATTTACGGAATTGCACACGTTATGGCTAAACGAGGAGAAAGCTGCGGTACCTGGTCGTGAATATGAGATATGGCACCGAAGACACGACTACTGGCTATTAGCTGGTATTGTTACACATGGCTATGGTCGCTGGCAGGACATCCAGAATGATATCAG GTTCGCGATAATAAACGAACCTTTCAAAATGGATGTGGGCAAGGGTAActttttagaaataaaaaataaattcttggCTCGACGCTTCAAACTATTGGAACAGGCGTTAGTGATAGAGGAGCAATTGAGAAGAGCCGCGTACCTGAACCTAACGCAGGACCCTAACCACCCTGCGATGAGTCTGAATGCGAGATTCGCCGAAGTCGAGTGCCTTGCTGAATCGCATCAACATCTTAGCAAAGAAAGCCTTGCCGGCAATAAACCAGCGAATGCTGTGTTACATAAG GTACTAAATCAGTTGGAAGAGCTTCTATCCGATATGAAATCGGATGTGAGCCGTTTACCAGCAACTCTAGCTCGCATTCCACCTGTTGCTCAAAGACTTCAAATGTCCGAGAGATCGATATTGAGCCGATTGGCAGCCACAGCACCGGGTGGTAGTAGTTCTCAATCGGGTCAAGCGGCTCTGCTGGCACAGCAATTCCCTGCTGGTTTCTCCGGTGGACAATTGCCAGCTACTTTCGCGGGTGCGGCCAATTTCGGTAATTTCAGACCGCAATACTCAGTACCGGGTCAACCACCACAAGGTTTTACAGGTTCGTAA